The Halococcus sediminicola genome has a segment encoding these proteins:
- the mvaD gene encoding phosphomevalonate decarboxylase MvaD encodes MKATARAHPIQGLVKYHGMRDDELRLPYHDSISVCTAPSSTTTTVEFDDALAGDEYVVDGETVDGRGRERIEAVVAHVRERAGIDMPVRFVSENDFPTNVGFGSSSSGFAAAARALCAAAGLDLSLPEISTIARRGSASAARAVTGGFSDLHAGLNDADCRSERIDTGLEDDLRIVSALVPAYKETEEAHREAEASHMFEARLAHVHEQLAEMRDALRKGDFERTFELAEHDSLSLAATTMTGPSGWVYWQPATLEILETVRELRESGVPTYFSTDTGASVYVNTTVEHAERVESAVADCGVETRTWEVGGPARVLDESEALF; translated from the coding sequence ATGAAAGCCACCGCGCGCGCACACCCGATTCAGGGTCTCGTGAAGTATCACGGGATGCGCGACGACGAACTCAGGCTTCCGTATCACGACTCCATCAGCGTCTGTACCGCCCCGAGCAGCACCACTACCACGGTGGAGTTCGACGATGCGCTCGCCGGGGACGAGTACGTCGTCGACGGCGAAACGGTCGACGGCCGGGGCCGCGAGCGCATCGAAGCGGTCGTCGCACACGTGCGCGAGCGCGCGGGTATCGACATGCCGGTGCGCTTCGTCAGCGAGAACGACTTCCCGACGAACGTGGGCTTTGGCTCGTCGTCGTCGGGCTTCGCAGCGGCGGCGCGGGCGCTCTGTGCGGCGGCGGGTCTCGACCTCTCGCTGCCCGAGATCTCGACGATCGCGCGGCGCGGGTCGGCCTCGGCCGCACGCGCCGTCACGGGCGGGTTCTCGGACCTGCACGCCGGCCTGAACGACGCGGACTGTCGCTCCGAGCGCATCGACACAGGATTGGAAGACGACCTGCGCATCGTGAGCGCGCTCGTGCCCGCGTACAAGGAAACCGAGGAGGCCCACCGCGAGGCCGAGGCGAGCCACATGTTCGAGGCGCGTCTCGCACACGTTCACGAACAGCTCGCGGAGATGCGCGACGCGCTCCGAAAGGGTGATTTCGAGCGGACCTTCGAACTCGCCGAGCACGACTCGCTCTCGCTGGCCGCGACCACGATGACCGGTCCCTCCGGCTGGGTCTACTGGCAGCCCGCGACGCTCGAAATCCTCGAGACAGTACGCGAGTTGCGAGAATCGGGCGTTCCGACCTACTTCTCGACCGATACGGGCGCGAGCGTCTACGTCAACACCACGGTCGAACACGCAGAGCGTGTCGAGAGCGCCGTCGCCGACTGCGGCGTCGAAACTCGAACGTGGGAAGTCGGTGGCCCTGCGCGCGTGCTCGACGAATCGGAAGCCCTGTTCTGA